A section of the Agromyces aurantiacus genome encodes:
- a CDS encoding saccharopine dehydrogenase family protein → MRILLVGAGGVGDAIAKIAARRDFFELIVVSDYDESRARRTVDWIAAKHGDDVAARFATAQIDASDPEVVAAVARAHGATHVMNAVEPKFVPSIFRGALAAAADYLDMAMSLSEPHPTDPYAETGVKLGDDQFAQADDWEKAGRLALVGMGVEPGLSDVFARYAADHLFSEIDELGTRDGANLVVRDEHGNEIFAPSFSIWTTIEECLNPPVVWEKERGWYTTPPFSEPEVFEFPEGIGPVECVNVEHEEVLLMPRWVDAKRVTFKYGLGDEFIGVLKTLNLLGLDKTAPIRVRSANGPVEVAPRDVVAAALPDPATIGPRMTGKTCAGLWVTGTGVDGAPREVYLYHVSDNEWTMREYEAQCVVWQTALNPVIALELLATGAWQGAGVLGPEAFDAQPFLDLMARAEADGGYGQAWGMEDRLAR, encoded by the coding sequence ATGCGAATCCTCCTCGTCGGCGCCGGAGGCGTCGGAGACGCCATCGCCAAGATCGCCGCGCGCCGCGACTTCTTCGAGCTCATCGTCGTCAGCGACTACGACGAGTCCCGCGCTCGCCGCACCGTCGACTGGATCGCCGCGAAGCACGGCGACGACGTCGCGGCCCGCTTCGCCACCGCGCAGATCGACGCGAGCGACCCCGAGGTCGTGGCCGCCGTCGCGCGCGCCCACGGCGCCACGCACGTCATGAACGCGGTCGAGCCGAAGTTCGTGCCGTCGATCTTCCGCGGCGCGCTCGCCGCCGCGGCCGACTACCTCGACATGGCCATGAGCCTGTCGGAACCGCACCCCACCGACCCCTACGCCGAGACCGGCGTGAAGCTCGGCGACGACCAGTTCGCCCAGGCCGACGACTGGGAGAAGGCCGGGCGCCTCGCCCTCGTGGGCATGGGCGTCGAGCCCGGCCTCTCCGACGTGTTCGCGCGCTACGCCGCCGACCACCTCTTCAGCGAGATCGACGAGCTCGGCACGCGCGACGGCGCGAACCTCGTCGTGCGCGACGAGCACGGCAACGAGATCTTCGCGCCCAGCTTCTCCATCTGGACCACGATCGAGGAGTGCCTGAACCCGCCGGTCGTGTGGGAGAAGGAGCGGGGCTGGTACACGACGCCGCCGTTCAGCGAACCCGAGGTGTTCGAGTTCCCCGAGGGCATCGGACCGGTCGAGTGCGTGAACGTCGAGCACGAGGAGGTGCTCCTCATGCCGCGCTGGGTCGACGCGAAGCGCGTGACGTTCAAGTACGGCCTCGGCGACGAGTTCATCGGCGTCCTCAAGACCCTCAACCTGCTCGGTCTCGACAAGACGGCGCCGATCCGCGTGCGCAGCGCGAACGGCCCCGTCGAGGTCGCCCCGCGCGACGTCGTCGCGGCCGCGCTGCCCGACCCCGCGACGATCGGTCCTCGCATGACCGGCAAGACGTGCGCGGGCCTCTGGGTGACCGGCACGGGCGTCGACGGTGCGCCGCGCGAGGTCTACCTGTACCACGTCAGCGACAACGAGTGGACCATGCGAGAGTACGAGGCCCAGTGCGTCGTGTGGCAGACCGCGCTGAACCCCGTCATCGCGCTCGAGCTGCTCGCGACCGGGGCCTGGCAGGGCGCGGGCGTGCTCGGGCCCGAGGCGTTCGACGCGCAGCCCTTCCTCGACCTCATGGCGCGCGCCGAGGCCGACGGCGGCTACGGCCAGGCGTGGGGCATGGAGGACCGGCTCGCGCGCTGA
- a CDS encoding cyanophycinase: MQIPRAIATTVAATAMLVASIGAAAPAVAAGPQGNLILIGGALNENAQILQRIVRDADPDGSGPARARIAIVTAASVPATSAAEASDPTASNAAANGLYYADLFARFGADTYRVPVDISVDYAGDPYVPANADSAAVAAEVRASTGVFLSGGDQSRYVQSLLDCAPAPSGAFTSCTDTPVLGAVRSVLDAGGVVAGSSAGQTIQQGADMVTGGESYEAWRYGAYAGTGIGADDLTYLPYGGFGFFDEALLDSHFGTWGRQARLIALADETGHDLAVGVDETTALVYDRATRVGEVIGVHGVSVLDLYPADIVGTRAEGVRWSYLVDGDRIDFATLAVTAGAAKRTGAGTGTGPGVKRDIWDSPNGSGGTYSMVTQAKSLVASSASVAQGTTWERNPRYRTYLDRVAATRWWSTGGFESLEISFIPE, translated from the coding sequence ATGCAGATCCCCCGAGCCATCGCCACGACCGTCGCCGCGACCGCCATGCTGGTCGCATCGATCGGCGCCGCCGCCCCGGCCGTCGCCGCCGGACCGCAGGGCAACCTGATCCTGATCGGCGGCGCGCTGAACGAGAACGCGCAGATCCTGCAGCGCATCGTCCGCGACGCCGACCCCGACGGATCCGGACCGGCCCGCGCCCGCATCGCCATCGTGACCGCGGCCTCGGTGCCCGCGACGTCCGCTGCCGAGGCATCCGACCCGACCGCGAGCAATGCCGCCGCCAACGGGCTCTACTACGCCGACCTGTTCGCTCGATTCGGCGCCGACACCTACCGGGTGCCCGTCGACATCTCGGTGGACTACGCGGGCGACCCCTACGTGCCCGCGAACGCCGACAGCGCGGCCGTCGCCGCCGAGGTGCGGGCGTCGACCGGCGTGTTCCTCTCCGGCGGGGACCAGTCGCGCTACGTGCAGTCGCTGCTCGACTGCGCACCCGCGCCGTCGGGCGCGTTCACGAGCTGCACCGACACGCCGGTGCTCGGCGCCGTCCGCAGCGTGCTCGACGCGGGCGGCGTCGTCGCGGGCTCGAGCGCGGGCCAGACGATCCAGCAGGGCGCCGACATGGTCACGGGCGGTGAATCCTACGAGGCGTGGCGATACGGGGCGTATGCCGGCACGGGGATCGGCGCCGACGACCTCACGTACCTGCCGTACGGCGGCTTCGGGTTCTTCGACGAGGCCCTGCTCGACAGCCACTTCGGCACGTGGGGGCGCCAGGCACGGCTCATCGCCCTCGCCGATGAGACGGGCCACGACCTCGCGGTCGGCGTCGACGAGACCACGGCCCTCGTCTACGACCGCGCCACGCGCGTGGGCGAGGTGATCGGCGTGCACGGCGTCTCGGTGCTCGACCTGTACCCGGCCGACATCGTCGGCACGCGCGCCGAGGGCGTGCGCTGGAGCTACCTGGTCGACGGCGACCGCATCGACTTCGCCACGCTCGCCGTGACGGCCGGCGCCGCGAAGCGCACGGGTGCGGGAACGGGTACCGGGCCGGGGGTGAAGCGCGACATCTGGGACTCGCCGAACGGGTCGGGCGGCACGTACTCGATGGTGACGCAGGCGAAGTCGCTCGTGGCCAGCTCGGCCTCGGTCGCGCAGGGCACGACGTGGGAGCGCAACCCGCGGTACCGCACCTACCTCGACCGCGTCGCGGCGACCAGGTGGTGGTCGACGGGCGGCTTCGAGTCGCTCGAGATCTCGTTCATCCCGGAGTGA
- a CDS encoding LacI family DNA-binding transcriptional regulator: protein MGATLHDVARVAGVSIKTVSNVVNDYPHVRPQTRERVLSAIRELGYRPNVSARGLRSGRTGVIGLAVPALRENYFAELADAVIRAAERRGLSVLIEQTNGDREKELQSLSGGRLHLTDGLLFSPVSLAQADADALDVPIPLVLLGERIFGGPTDHVTMHNVSSARAAVEHLLDLGRTRIALIGAPPAGDAGASSGSLRLDGYRQALHAAGVAEDPRLIRVAQPWNRETGAAATWRMIDEGVPFDAVFALNDTLGLGVLRALGEAELRVPEDVAVIAFDNIDESRFSVPSLSSVDPGRDQIAEMAVDMLLERIQEKGERRPPRQMKPDFRIVVRESTVGASSPHEAGGAGADVSGARSGSSAVNT from the coding sequence TTGGGGGCCACGCTGCACGACGTCGCGCGCGTGGCCGGCGTGTCGATCAAGACCGTCTCCAACGTGGTCAACGACTATCCCCACGTGCGGCCGCAGACACGCGAACGGGTGCTCAGTGCCATCCGCGAGCTCGGCTACCGCCCCAACGTCTCGGCGCGTGGGCTGCGCTCCGGACGGACCGGCGTGATCGGCCTCGCCGTGCCGGCCCTTCGTGAGAACTACTTCGCGGAACTCGCCGATGCCGTCATCAGGGCGGCCGAGCGGCGCGGGCTCAGCGTGCTCATCGAGCAGACGAACGGCGACCGCGAGAAGGAGTTGCAGTCCCTGTCGGGCGGCAGGCTCCATCTCACCGACGGATTGCTGTTCAGCCCGGTCAGCCTCGCCCAGGCCGACGCCGATGCGCTCGACGTGCCGATTCCGCTCGTCCTCCTGGGAGAGCGGATCTTCGGGGGCCCGACGGACCACGTGACGATGCACAACGTGTCCTCCGCTCGCGCCGCCGTGGAGCACCTGCTCGACCTCGGACGCACTCGCATCGCCCTGATCGGCGCGCCACCGGCGGGCGACGCGGGGGCGAGCTCGGGATCGCTGCGCCTGGACGGATATCGGCAGGCGCTCCACGCAGCGGGTGTCGCCGAGGATCCGCGACTGATCCGCGTCGCCCAGCCATGGAACCGCGAGACCGGCGCCGCTGCGACCTGGCGGATGATCGACGAGGGCGTGCCGTTCGATGCCGTGTTCGCGCTCAACGACACGCTCGGCCTCGGCGTGCTGCGCGCGCTCGGCGAGGCCGAGCTGCGCGTGCCCGAGGATGTCGCCGTCATCGCCTTCGACAACATCGACGAGTCGCGCTTCTCGGTGCCGTCGCTCTCGAGCGTCGACCCGGGACGAGACCAGATCGCGGAGATGGCGGTCGACATGCTCCTCGAGCGCATCCAGGAGAAGGGCGAGCGACGGCCCCCGCGCCAGATGAAGCCCGACTTCCGGATCGTGGTGCGCGAATCCACGGTCGGGGCCTCATCGCCTCACGAGGCGGGCGGCGCAGGCGCCGACGTGTCGGGCGCTCGGTCCGGCTCGTCCGCCGTGAACACGTAG
- a CDS encoding IlvD/Edd family dehydratase: MNERRSSQWYGGDDRNAYLHRAWMRRGIPGDAFDRPQIAIANTASDLTPCNSHLDEVAQSVKLGVAEAGGVPLNLPVVSLGETQVRPTAMLWRNMAAMAIEEMLRANPIDGVVLLGGCDKTIPALLMAAASVDIPAVVVPGGPMLNGTFRGVPLGCGTDVWKLSEEVRAGTLSETLFERSESSMIRSRGHCNTMGTASTMGLLAEALGTTLPGIAGTPAPDSRLLEAAHETGRLIVEMVAEGRTPSTTISRASFHNAIVTLAAIGGSTNAVVHLLAIAGRLGIELTLDDFDRIAAEVPLLVNLQPAGRYLMEDFFRAGGLLAVLDQVRDLLDPTAITVTGRPLVEYLDDQEIWDHDVISSRAEPLLDDAGIAVLRGNLAPTGAIIKPAAASPQLLEHRGRAVVFDSVEDLHARIDDPDLPVDASSVLVLRGCGPRGYPGMPEVANMPLPRKLLEQGVRDMVRICDGRMSGTAYGTVVLHVSPEAAAGGPLGLVQDGDEILLDVPGRRLELLVADEELQRRRMPDATSNAFAAPARGWEKLYVEHVLQADTGADLDFLVGSSGPQVARESH; encoded by the coding sequence ATGAACGAACGACGCAGTTCCCAGTGGTACGGCGGGGATGACCGCAACGCCTACCTCCACCGAGCGTGGATGAGGCGCGGGATCCCCGGCGATGCCTTCGACCGGCCGCAGATCGCGATCGCGAACACCGCGTCGGATCTCACGCCGTGCAACTCCCACCTCGACGAGGTCGCGCAGAGCGTCAAGCTGGGGGTCGCAGAGGCGGGCGGAGTCCCGCTCAACCTGCCCGTCGTCTCGCTCGGCGAGACGCAGGTGCGACCCACCGCCATGTTGTGGCGGAACATGGCGGCGATGGCCATCGAGGAGATGCTCCGGGCCAACCCGATCGACGGCGTCGTACTGCTCGGAGGGTGCGACAAGACCATTCCCGCGTTGCTCATGGCCGCCGCCTCCGTCGACATCCCGGCCGTCGTGGTCCCGGGGGGCCCGATGCTGAACGGCACCTTCCGCGGCGTGCCCCTCGGCTGCGGCACCGACGTGTGGAAGCTCAGCGAGGAGGTGCGTGCCGGGACGCTCTCCGAGACGCTGTTCGAACGCTCCGAGTCATCCATGATCCGAAGCCGGGGGCACTGCAACACCATGGGCACCGCCTCGACCATGGGGCTGCTCGCCGAGGCCCTCGGCACCACCCTGCCGGGCATCGCGGGGACGCCCGCACCCGACAGTCGTCTCCTGGAGGCCGCCCACGAGACCGGCCGGCTCATCGTGGAGATGGTGGCCGAGGGGCGCACCCCCAGCACGACCATCTCGAGGGCCTCGTTCCACAACGCGATCGTGACCCTCGCGGCGATCGGCGGCTCGACGAACGCGGTCGTGCACCTGCTCGCCATCGCCGGGCGCCTCGGCATCGAGCTCACGCTCGACGACTTCGATCGCATCGCGGCAGAGGTCCCGCTCCTCGTGAACCTGCAGCCTGCGGGGCGCTACCTCATGGAGGACTTCTTCCGCGCCGGCGGGCTGCTCGCGGTGCTCGACCAGGTGCGCGATCTCCTCGACCCCACCGCGATCACGGTGACGGGGCGTCCCCTCGTCGAGTACCTCGACGACCAGGAGATCTGGGATCACGACGTGATCTCGTCGAGGGCCGAGCCGCTGCTCGACGACGCCGGCATCGCGGTGCTGCGCGGCAACCTCGCACCGACCGGCGCGATCATCAAGCCGGCTGCGGCGAGCCCGCAGCTCCTCGAGCACCGCGGTCGCGCGGTGGTCTTCGACTCGGTCGAGGACCTGCACGCCCGCATCGACGACCCGGACCTGCCCGTGGATGCCTCGTCCGTCCTGGTGCTGCGGGGCTGCGGCCCTCGCGGGTATCCCGGCATGCCCGAGGTGGCGAACATGCCGCTGCCGCGGAAGCTGCTCGAGCAGGGGGTGCGGGACATGGTGCGCATCTGCGACGGTCGGATGAGCGGCACGGCGTACGGCACGGTCGTGCTGCACGTGAGCCCGGAGGCGGCCGCGGGCGGTCCGCTCGGGCTGGTCCAGGACGGCGACGAGATCCTCCTCGACGTTCCCGGCCGTCGGCTGGAGCTGCTGGTGGCCGACGAGGAACTCCAGCGCCGTCGCATGCCCGACGCGACCTCGAACGCCTTCGCCGCGCCGGCCCGGGGCTGGGAGAAGCTGTACGTCGAGCACGTGCTGCAGGCCGACACGGGGGCGGACCTCGACTTCCTGGTCGGGTCGAGCGGGCCTCAGGTGGCACGCGAATCCCACTGA
- a CDS encoding fumarylacetoacetate hydrolase family protein — protein MRRTMHPVPGILPHDAEAAILIARIIDPARAAPIVAVLRDDVLVDVSSLAPTVSHLLEIPDAPTALANARAAQTWPIADVVDASLERDPARPRLLAPIDLQVIKACGVTFADSLLERVIEEQAAGDPAAAEAIRARMAVSVGTALDRVRPGSPEALELKRALIAEGMWSQYLEVGIGPDPEVFTKAPVLSSVGFGARIGVLERSQWNNPEPELVLVMDSSGIPVAATLGNDVNLRDLEGRSALLLGAAKDNNGSCAVGPFLRLFDERFGLERLRTETIGLRIEGEDGFVLEGASALDRISRPFEELISAAFGDHHQYPDGFALFTGTVFAPVQDRDQTGHGFTHRVGDRVTISSPSLGSLVNTVGVSEELEPWTFGIRALMAALTAEHPRP, from the coding sequence ATGAGGAGAACGATGCATCCGGTCCCCGGAATCCTCCCGCACGATGCCGAGGCGGCCATCCTCATCGCGCGGATCATCGACCCTGCCCGGGCGGCGCCGATCGTCGCCGTGCTGCGCGACGACGTGCTCGTCGACGTGTCGTCGCTCGCGCCGACCGTCTCGCATCTGCTGGAGATCCCGGATGCGCCGACGGCCCTCGCGAACGCTCGGGCCGCGCAGACCTGGCCGATCGCCGACGTGGTCGACGCGTCACTCGAGCGCGATCCGGCACGGCCGCGCTTGCTCGCCCCCATCGACCTGCAGGTGATCAAGGCGTGCGGCGTCACCTTCGCCGATTCGCTCCTCGAGCGGGTCATCGAGGAGCAGGCCGCCGGCGACCCCGCCGCCGCCGAGGCGATCCGAGCGCGCATGGCCGTGTCCGTGGGCACGGCGCTCGATCGCGTCCGTCCCGGCTCGCCCGAGGCGCTCGAGCTGAAGCGAGCGCTCATCGCCGAGGGCATGTGGTCCCAGTATCTCGAGGTCGGCATCGGACCGGATCCCGAGGTGTTCACCAAGGCGCCGGTGCTCTCGTCGGTCGGCTTCGGCGCCCGGATCGGCGTGCTGGAGCGATCGCAGTGGAACAACCCGGAACCCGAGTTGGTGCTCGTCATGGACTCGAGCGGCATACCGGTGGCAGCGACGCTCGGCAATGACGTGAACCTGCGCGACCTCGAGGGGCGCAGCGCGTTGCTGCTGGGGGCCGCGAAGGACAACAACGGCTCGTGCGCCGTCGGGCCGTTCCTGCGGCTCTTCGACGAACGCTTCGGCCTCGAACGACTGCGGACCGAGACCATCGGCCTTCGGATCGAGGGAGAGGACGGCTTCGTGCTCGAGGGAGCCAGCGCGCTCGATCGGATCAGCCGGCCGTTCGAGGAGCTGATCTCCGCCGCTTTCGGCGATCACCACCAGTATCCCGACGGCTTCGCGCTGTTCACCGGCACGGTCTTCGCGCCGGTGCAGGACCGCGACCAGACGGGTCACGGGTTCACCCACCGTGTCGGCGACCGGGTCACCATCTCGAGTCCCTCCCTGGGGTCGCTCGTGAACACCGTCGGCGTCAGCGAGGAACTCGAGCCGTGGACGTTCGGCATCCGGGCGCTGATGGCGGCGCTCACCGCAGAGCACCCGAGACCCTGA